The genomic region CCTCCAGCCAGTTTTTCTCCATGCCTCGTATCCTCGTTTTTCTCTGCTTTTTTTCACAGAAACTATTCTGTAGTCACCTTCGATTATTTGTGAAAGCACCGCCGAGATAACCGCTATTATTTCTTCGTTCTCCCTTGAATACCTGATTTTCTTCTCTTCAACAACAGCGGGTCTCTCTTTTCCTGAGAAAAACTTCAAGACAATAGAGAATAAGTACAGAATAAGAAATACAAAAAATACCGTCACTATTCCGAACAGAAAGATGGTGATCATTACCTCACCTCACAGAGGGATGTTTCCATGCTTCTTCTTCGGTCTGTACTCAACTTTCGTCTCACAAACCTCAAGGGCTCTCATTATGTACTTCCTTGTCTCTCTCGGATCTATCACCATGTCCACGTATCCTCTACTCGCCGCTATATAAGGATTCGCGAACTGCTGTTTGTATTCTTCAATGAGCTTTCTTCTCGTTTCTTCGGGGTTGGAAGAAGCCTCTATTTCCTTCTTGAAGATAATATTCGCCGCTCCTTCAGGCCCCATGACCGCAATCTCGGCGGACGGCCAGGCAAGAACCATATCCGCTCCCAGGTGTTTGCTACCCATGGCGATGTACGCTCCTCCATAGGCCTTTCGAAGAATAACCGTAATCTTTGGAACCGTTGCCTCGCTGTATGCGTAGAGCATCTTCGCTCCGTGTCTTATGATGCCACCGTGCTCTTGAGCAACACCTGGGAGATAACCAGGGGTATCCACGAAGGTCAGAATAGGAATGTTGAAGGCGTCGAGGAATCTGATGAAACGTGCCGCCTTGTCTGAGGAATCGATATCCAGAACACCGGCGAACACGGAAGGCTGATTCGCCACTATTCCCACTGTTTTTCCCTGAATCCTGGCAAAGCCTATGACGATGTTCTTCGCAAAGTACGGCTGAACTTCGAAGAACTCTCCGTGATCCACGACCCTTTTGATGACTTCCCTCACATCGTACCCTTTGTTCGGATTGTCCGGAAGGATATCGAGAATGTCCTCTGGAGTTTCCAGACTGGTATCGGGATCTTCAACGGGTGGTTCTTCGGCGTTGTTGGAGGGAAGGTACGAGAGGAGTGTCCTCACCAGAGACATAGCCTTTTCGTCGTTGTCTGCCAGAAAGTGAGCGTTCCCACTCTTTTGATTGTGAACCATGGCCCCTCCCAGATCCTCCTGGGAGATCTCTTCACCCGTTACCGCTTTTATCACGTTCGGCCCCGTTATGAACATCCTGGCGGTCTGGTCTACCATCACGATGAAATCGGTGAGTGCGGGCGAATAAACAGCGCCACCAGCACAAGGACCGGCTATCACGGTGATCTGTGGTACCACACCGGAAGCGAGGGTGTTTCTTAGAAATATCTCGCCGTAACCGGCGAGTGCATCCACACCTTCCTGAATTCGTGCGCCTCCAGAATCGTTTATGCCAATCACTGGTATTCCCATCTTGAGGGCCAGATCGAGGAGTTTTACGATCTTTTTCGCGTGCATTTCTCCCAGTGAGCCGCCCATCACCGTGAAATCCTGAGAAAAAACGGCGACTTTTCTTCCGTTTATCTCACCAACACCCGTAATGACTCCGTCCCTTGGAAGTTTCACCTTGTCGAGTCCAAAGTACGTGTTTCTGTGTTCCACAAATTTGTCGATTTCCACGAACGTTCCAGGATCGAGGAGCAGTTCTAATCTTTCCCAGGCAGTGAGTTTTCCAGACTCATGCTGTTTTTCTACTTTCTCAGGACCGCCACCTTGTTCAATCTCCTTCTCGATTTTCTTCAATTCTTCGATCTTATCCCTCAGACTCATCTTATCCCTCCGTTTCTAATGATGCCAGGACTTCCTTCAGTATCTCCTCTTCATCTCTTGTATCTCCATCGAGTTTTCTCATGAGAATCTTCTCGAGAACCTCTCCAATTATTTTACCGGATGTTATCCCTTTTCTGATGAGATACTCCCCGTTTATCTTTTCGAGCTTCGTGTTCTTTATCTTCAGAAGATAGGATTTGAACAACTCTTCTTTCTCACCGCTGAGATACGCCAGGAAGTGACAGATCGTCTCGCTCGAGACTCCCTTCACAAGAGGATAAACAAAAGAAACAGGAACCCTTTCCGAAAGCATCTCCAGAAGAGCGGGTGCACTCTTTTCCACGTGTCTGATTTCGTTTATCAGGTTTCGGCGAAGAGAATATCTATCTCTCACTTCTTTCCAGCTCTCATCGTCGTAGAACTCGAGAAACACGTGGAGCGCTGCGTAGAATTTGTCAACTTCTCCGAAGTTCTCCTCCACCCACGGAATGTTTCTGAAGAGATTTTCCATCTTTCCGTCCATGGAAGGGGTGTAATAGGTTTTTGGGAACAGATGTTTTATCACATCGAATTGCGCCATCCTCCTGATTGACTTCAGAGGGTTTTTCTCTTCGAGTATTTTCTCCAATTCCTGTCTGAGGCGTGGACCAGTTGTTCGCTCAAGGTATCCTTCTTCAACAGCCTGTTTCAGGAGCCTCTCTGTTGTTTCTTCGATTCTGAAGTCAAAACGTTGTTCAAAACGAACGGCACGCAGAATCCTTGTGGGATCGTCTACAAAACTCAGGGTGTGAAGGACCCGTATTACTCCTTCTTTCAGATCCCTGTATCCCCCAAAGAAATCGATCAGCAGTCCGAAATCTTTCGAGTTAAGCTTTATAGCCATCGCGTTTATCGTGAAATCTCTCCTGTAGAGATCTTTCTTTATCGTACTCATCTCCACATCGGGGAGCTTAGCGGGTGATTCGTAGTACTCCAACCTCGCCGTTGCGATGTCTATTCTGAGACCTCCCTTCAAAAAAAGAGAAGCGGTCATGAATTTATCGTGTTTCACCATCTTTCCGGGCAAAAAACGACCGGCGTATTCGGCAAATTCCAGAGCGTTTCCCTCAACAACGATGTCTATATCGAGATTCTCTATGCCGAGGAGAAGATCACGAACGAAGCCCCCCACGACATAAACGGGCATGTTCACCTCATCACCGAACTTCCCGAGAAGTCTGAAAAGATTCAAGATCTTCGGATCTACCCGTTCTACGAGGAGCTTTGAAACATCTCTGAATATCTGTCCGTTCGCCTGAAACACCGGCATCACGTATTTTTTGAAGGGTTTCCCGAATATCGCCCTCAGAACGTCACTTCTCGTTACGATGCCCACGAGAATGCCGTTCTCCAGTATAGGAATTCGTCCGATGGCGTGTTCCACCATGAGTTCTCTCAACCTGGTCACAGGAGTATCAGGAGTCGCCACCACCAGGTTCGTCGACATGATGGACTTCACAGGCCTGTCACCCAGACCATGGTTCATCGCCTTCTCAACTGCTTTCTTCGTAACAATACCTATCAGCCTGTTCCCCTCAACAACTGGAAATCCACTGTGTCCGGTTTGCTTCATCAATCTATCCACTTCTCCTATCGTCATGTCAGAGAGGACCACCTTCACGGGAGAGGACATGATATCTCTTGCGCGAAGGAGAGGAACCACATGATCGTGGAGTTTATTCAAAACCTCTTTCAGAACCTCGTCGATCTCTTTTCCGGTGATAGTTGCGGAGGCTGCCCTCGTGTGCCCGCCTCCTCCGAGGTCTCTCATGAAAGAGCCGAGATCCACGTCGGGTGAACCGGTTCTTCCAATAACGTAGATCTTTTTCCCCATCTTCACAATCGCTATGAAGGTTTCCTTTCCCAGCATCTCCCAGACCTTACTCACAATCAGCCCCAATCCTCCCACAAAGTCCTCGCACTCCATCACTGAAATGGTTATCGGGACACCGTTCACTTCATAGTCACGAGCGTTCTCTATCAGTTCGTCCAGCAGTTCCATCTGCTTAGGAGTGAGCTCTTCTCTTGTGTAAAGTGCCACTTCATCGAGATTTGCACCGTTTTCCAGAAGAAACTTCGCTATCTCCAGATCCCGCGGTGTGGTTGAAGAAAAGAGTAGATTTCCCGTGTCGTCGTAGAGAGCGATCATGAAGAGAGTGGTTTCGGTGGGATCCAGTGGTATATTTTTATCTCGAATGAGCTCAACGAGTATCGTTATCGTGGCTCCCACCTTCGATACTATTCCATCGTATGGACTTTCATCCACATGGTGATCGTAAACTGTTATCTTCGCTCCTTGACTTTTCTCTCTGATATTCTCTGGAATCCGATCCGGAGAAGGTGTGTCGACGATCACGAGTTCTGTGACCTCGCCTTCAAACTCGTGATCCCAGATGAATTCAAAGTGATCCAAATAGACTTTGAGGAAATCGGAGAGATTCCTCGCCGGATTGGAAGGCAGAACTATGATGTGGTCATCAAACAGCTTCTTCGCCGCGACACAGGAAGCGAAGGCATCGAAATCGGGTGATCTGTGTGTGGTGATGACTCTCATTCACTCCACCTCTAAGGTTACAGTCACAGAACTCGCTTCCATTGTATCTTCTTCAAGATCCATTGTCACTTTCTCTGCCTCCATCTCCAGATCTTTTTCTTTATCCTTCAACCTCACACTGTGGAGGAGCTCTATGATACCGTCTTTTCTTCTGTAAACCACCTCTTCGGAACTTACCTCAACTGAACCTTTCAGAATCCTCACCTCTCCAACTCCATGAAAAACGTCTTTTTCAAGATCGAAGGTGATTTGTTCGCACTCTATATAGATCGTTTCCGTGCTGGTCTTATCGATGAACTCACCTTCCACACTCCCTGTGATGGTTCCCACTCTGGTCTCCACATCGTAAATGAGACTGTCTCCTTTCAGTTTCCCGTCTTCAAGGGTCACAGTCACAGATGAACTCGCTTCTGTTATTCTCCACTTTCCACTCAGTTTTTTCACGATCAAACTCTCGGCAGTTAGAGTGAATTTCTCTTCTTCGATCTTGAGAACAACGTTTCCGGAATACTCTATCCTTTCATCGGAAGGTTTCACAAAATCCGCCTTTATGTGAATCGTTTTCGAAAATGCGAGAAGACTCACAAGGATGAAGAATGTGATCAACGATTTTTTCACACAAACACCTCCTCGAAGAATCTGGGAAACTCTTCGTAAGCGCGTCTCGTTGTAGAAACCGGCGAAAGGGAAGAGCACGATATCCTCAAACACTTAGCTTTTTTTGTTCTTTCTCTCTCCAGATGCTTTGTTCTTGCTGTTGTCGATAAAAACAGGTACTCGAGTGCGTTTCTTGGAGAATGCGTTTCTTTTTCTATATCGAACAGGACCATAAGTTCTCCTTCGGGAACTCCCGTGATCCAAGTGATGGGGACGTACCTGTCTTCGTACGGACGGTAGAGTATCGGAAAGGAAAGAGAAATCTTGAGCGCTTTTCTCAGATCGTCACCCTCTTTGAAGACCACTTCCTTTCCTTCGAAAAGATCGAAAGCCCAGATTTCAAGACCTCCTGGGATTTTCTGCGCAGGGAACAGCGAATCTATGTACCTGTACAGGCGCTCGTGATTTCGAACACCGTTCAACGTGTCACCGATTCTCATCAGTATCCGAAGAGCATCGAGCATAGAAATCTGGTCTATACCATTCGTGAAGAATGGATCGAGAAGTTTCTCAATGTTCTTCCATTCCTTCACCAAGATGGAGTATGTCCTGTTAGCAGATCTTGTGAGGAAAAAAAGAGCGCAGGGAATAGAAGAAATCCCACAGCACCTCGCTGTGAAATCGACTTTCGAATCTTTTAAAAATTTCAGCACTCCTGTAACTCCCAGATAAGCACCGCTGTCCCCACCGAACGCGATTACCAGGGTAAAATCACTCCCTTCAAATTTCTAAGTGCTTTTCTGTAGATTTCTTCGTACTTATCGAAAGCGTTCCAGGACTCGTTCACATCGTGTATCACCACAAAATCCGCCTTTGAAAGCTCTTCCCTCTCCAGGAGTATCTCCTTCCATCTGTCCATTGCAAAGAACATTTCGAAATGGTTTTTAAATCCTTCTTTTTTCTCTCTGTTGAAAGCGGAAGCCACAACGAAATCCGCTCCGAGTTCTCGTGCCTGAGAAACCGGTGTGGGTGCAAGAACCCCACCGTCCAGACAGGGAGTACCTCCTATCCAGATCGGCTCGAAATATCCCGGTACAGAACTGCTCGCCACGATGGCATCTATCAGAAAGCCTTCTGTCACAAGGAGAGAATCCAAGTTTTCTGTATCGAAAATCACAACACCGAGTGTTTTCTTGCAGTCAGAGAATTTCTTTCTACCAAAAACCTCCTTGAGAACAGAAAACAGAAGATCTGCTTTAAAAAGAGAACGTTGAAACAACCCTCTCCAGGTGTTCTCCGATTCCATCTTTTCCAGATCCTCAAAGTGTTTCTTCATGAGAGAAAAGGTGACATCCTTCACCAGAGCGGGATCTCCGTAGAGTGCGTACAGTCCCCCTACGATGGCTCCTATCGATGATCCAGTGACCACATCGAACACGTCCCCAGATCTTTCCAGGAAAGCAATGTGAGCCGCTCCTTTGACTCCTCCCGCCGCGAACGCTACTCCTTTCACCACATTCATCGCCCCGCAAGAAGAAGGATTCCCAGAAGAAGAGCAAGCGCTCCTGCACCGATCATCATCAACGTGCCGGTGTCCATCTGGAGCGAAGATTTCTCTTTTTCTTCCACTTTCTGAGAGAGTACTGTCAGGTCCGAAGAGAGTCTTTCGATCCTCTTTGAAAGATCGATCACCTGCTTTTTGAGATCCTGGATTTCACTCTCCATCGTCGTTCTGTTTTGTTGATCTTCAGCAACGGATTCTTCCAATCCGGAGAAACGTTTATTCAGGTTTTCCAGATCACTTTTCAGGTTTTCCACGCTGGACTCCAGTGTTTGAAATTTTGTTGTCATTTGAGAGATACTCTTTTCCAGATCAGAAACTCTCTCCTCCTGAGTGGAGATTTTGCTGGAAACAGCAGAAACTTTCTGATTCACTTCGTTCTTCAGATTCACCACATCCGAGGAAAGTGAGTCCAATTCTTTGCGAAGTTGATCCAGTTGTTCTGAAAGGCCTCCTGTTCGTCCTTTCAACATGAGGATGTCTTCGCCTGCGTTCTGTTTCCAGGTGAGAAGATTGCGCGTATCTGAACTGAGCTGAGTGATTGCTTCTTCAAGAGAAGCTATCTCTCTTGACACGTTCTCCAGATTCTTTTCCAAAAGAGTCAGCCTTGAGGAATTCTGTTGTGCACTCTCTTCAAGCTTCTTAAGGTTTTTTTCGACAACGTCTATTCTCCTCAGTATCTCCGAATCTATCCCGGCTGTTTCCTGCTTGAAGCTGGTGAAAGCCAGCGAGAGATTGTTGAACGCTTCCTCCAGAGAATCAGCTTTTGTCTTCAACTCTAAAACTTCACTCGCCGTGGAGGTAATTTCGAGTACAGCAGAATCAACTCGAGAGTTCAAAGAATTGTAGTTCTTTTCCAGATTAGAGGTTCGTTCATCGAGAGCGATCGTGGCCGTCTTTACAATATCGAGCTCATCGAGTAGCGGGAGTTTTTCCTTGAATTTTTCAAGTTCGAATCTCATGACCAATCTGTAGATGTACTGCGCTATGTCGTAGCGAGTCACAAGAAGCGCTCCCCTGAAATTCCCCTTGTCATCAAGTTCCATGATGCTCGCTTTCACCACGTAATTCACAGCGTCGAAAAACGGAGATCCTGGCTCTAAATCCTTTATGTTCTGTGAAAGCAGGAGAACGCTCATCACTGTCAACCCAAAAACAAGTATCTTTTTCAAAGACTTCACCTCCCTCTTCAACCTTAAAACATCCTTGAAAACACCCCGTGAACAACCGGTTTATTGTTTGGAAAAATTTTTCTCCATAGCGCTTTTCAGCTCTTTCAGATAGTCGAGTATCTTTGAGGATTTTTCCCTACCAAGATCACTCGTGATCTTCTCGATGAAATTTTCTCTTCGTTCGATGACCTTCTCTATAACCTCTTCCCCTTTTCTTGTTATAACCAAAAAATAGGCTCTTCGGTCCGCAGTGTCTGGAGTGCGTGTCAGATAACCGTCTGCCTCGAGTCTTTTCACCAGACCGGTCACCGTGCTCTTCGCTACTCCCAGCAAAGCGCTGAGTTCTCCTGGACGTTTGGGACCTTCGAAATAGATCTTCTGAAGAATGTCAAATTGAGCCGGTGTTATACCGAAATCTCTCAACACCTTCCTGCCTTCCACCTTCACCATGAAACAGATCTCTCTGAGAATTCTTTCAAAGGGTTGTTTCACATTCTCACTCCTTTCCCGATAATACCACTGTAATCTCACCGAGAGGTTTTTTCTTTTCAAAGTACGAAATAGCCTCACTCACCTTTCCTCTGAAGAACTCCTGATGAAGCTTTGTCATCTCCCTTGCGATGAACACCTCCCGATCCCCAATTATCTCCAGAATGTCCCTCAGAGTTGAGAGTAACCTTTCCGGTGACTCGAAAAACACAATTACTCTGTTTTCCTTTTTCAAAGATTTGAGAAGTCTCCTTCTGTTCTTTCCACGTGGCAGAAAGCCTTCAAAGATGAATTTCGAACCTGGGAATCCACTTGCCGCGACGGCACTCGTCAGGGCACTCGGTCCCGGAACGATATCCACCTCTATACCTTCCCTCCAGCATTCCTCTATGAGGTTGTATCCTGGATCGGAGATCACCGGCATCCCCGCATCGCTGACAAGGGCTACTTTCTTTCCCTCTCTGAGAAGCGGCAGAATTTCTTTTATTCTTTTCTTCGAGTTCCTCTCGTTGAACGAAAGAAGCGGTTTTTTTATTCTGTATTTGTTTAGAAGGATCACAACTCTCCTGGTGTCCTCCGCGAGTATCAGATCGACTTCTCTGAGCGTCTTCAAAGCCCTGATGGTGATATCCTCGAGGTTTCCTATAGGTGTTCCCACTATGATCAGTTTCCCCAAACTATCTCCTCCTTACCTCAAAAAGAGACGATCTTTCCCTCGATTCTTTCAACATACTACTGTCCAGCTGTATCTTCTTCGAAGGACCGAAAACCTTCTCAAATTGCGCCAAGATACTTTCTTCCAGAGTCTTCACATCCACATCGTAAAGATCCAGGATACCTTTCAAAGGAGGAATACCATCCCCAAAAATGGTTTTCAGAAGCTCAACATCCTGTTTCAGAACTATGGATCCATGTTCAACGATGGACTCAGCCGTTCTGAACTGCGCACTCCCTACCACCTTGACACCGTTGAGCACGATCTCGTACCTCGACGGTGCATCAAAACAAAGCATCGTGTTTCCCCGTCTTTCGCTTGACAACTCAGCGGGCACCCCGGCTTTTACCAGAGCGTCCCTTATCAAACTGTGTACCAGCCTGTGAAATTCCAGAACGGAAAGCTTCCCGGCGTCTACTTTTCTGGGAACTGCAAGACAATAGGTGATCTCCCGGTGATGAAGCAGCGCTCTGCCTCCAGAAGGTCTTCTCACAACATCTATCCAATCAGGAACGTTTATCCCACCCTTTTTTTGAAAACGTCCCAGGGAAACGGTAGGTCTTTCCCAACCATAAAACCTGAACAACACCGCGTTCATCTTCACAGCCCACTCCGCCATCAAGCTATCGACGGCCATGTTCAACGCCCCAGGGAAAACACCTTTTTCAATCACAACAAAGGTCTCTTGAATGGCACACCCACCCTCCTTGGATATTTCTCAGGAGAGTTCTCGTGTTTTCTGAATATCAGCAGCGCCCTTCTCTCGCCGGTTTTTAGAGAATACTCCCGCACCTCTTCGAGTTCCACCTTCAGTTCTTTTATGGCTTTTTGCGCCTCTTTCAATTCCTCTCTGTACGAAGGCCCCTTGTAGAAAAGAAGTTTCCCACCGATTTTCGATGCTGGTGCACAGATCTCCACCAGTACATTCAACCGCGCCACAGCTCTGGCTGTGACATAGTCAAACTCTTCTCGCCTTTCTCTGGAGAAATTCTCTGCTCTCTCTTTGACAGCTGAAACATTTTCCAGATCCAGCTTTTCTATTACTCCTCTGAGAAAATTCACCGACTTTTCTCTGGAATCCAGAAGTACCACCTTGAGTTTCGGAAAAAAGATAGCTAAAATAAGCCCTGGGACACCATTACCTGAACCAACATCCAGGAGTGTCCCTTCCAGTTCTTCTTTTAAGGGAAGTAGAATTTCTACAACATTTTTATGGACAGCAGAGTCTAAATCCCTGTGAGCGGTGAGGTTGTAAGGGGTTCTCAGGAGTTCCTCGATGTATTTATCTACCTTTTCTATCTGCGGTTCTTGAAATCTAAGCCCGTACTCGAGAAGAATGTTCTTTACTGAATCCAAAGGCGACACCTCCGAAGAAAATTCTAACATTTGTGGAGGGAACATCTGTGATTCTGAAAATCGCTCTGAGAAACTTCACAAAAAATTTGAAAATCTCCCTCGTTGTCATCTTAGGATTGGCCATCAGCCTGTCGCTGGTAACGGGAGCGCTGTCTCTTTCGGATTCGATAAACGTGTGGAAATGGGAAAGGATAGAAGAAAACTTCGGTAACGCGGATGCCGTGGCTGAGCCAAAGAGCCCTTCCTTTCTCTTTTTCTCATTTGCAACCTCAAAAATCGATGATTCTGAAATAGAAAACCTGAAAAAACAGGTGAAAGGTGTCCTCCCAGTCTCAGAAGACAGCGCCAGGTTGAACAACTCTCTGGACGTTCTCGTGATAGCTACAGAACCGGAATCCCTCTCAGACTTCGTCGGCGAGTCACTGACTTTGAATCCGGGAGAGGCCATAGTTGGAAAGTCTGTTGCAAGACTGATGAACCTGAAGGTGGGAGACAGAATCACCCTGCTCTTCTCATCAGGAAGTAGGGAATTTACCATTGTAAAAATCGGTGAGGAAGGTTTTTTGAACTTCAAAGGTGAATCGGCGAGTCTGCCTGGAACTGTTTTCATCAACGCGGAAGATTTTCCCAGTGGAGTTTTCCCCACAAAGTGTTACCTTTACTACAGCCTTCCAATCGAAAAACATGAAGAAACGAACATAGAGACGAATCTCAGGGTGAGGAATATAAAGTACAGCTTTCTCAAATCTCCGATCAACAGGTCCCTCGCTTACGTGACACTGGCTTTCTCTGGCATTTCAATCTTCGTTGGTTTCTTAGTTTTTTACATGTTCTGTGAGGACGTGATGAGAGACAGGAGCTCCACACTCGTGACTCTGAGAAAGATAGGGCTCAGAAAGATGGAAGAGTGGGGAATACTGCTTCTGGAAGGTTTCATGTACTCTCTGATATCGGCAGCAGCAGGTGTGTTGATTGGGATTTTCGTCGGAAAGTTTCTTCTGAGTCGTTTTCAGGAAGTCGTTGATGTGATCTCATCTTCGTTTTTCCACGTTGATAAGATAGTATTTCACCTTTCGATCAGAACACTCTTTCTTTCCCTTGGACTCGGGGTTCTTTTCCCAATGATCCTTTTCCTTCTGAAAGCGAGAGAAATAACTGGGAAACCGCCCGTTTACAGAGAAATGGGAGAACAGCTGGATGTCTCCTGGAAACTCTTGATCTTCGTTGTGTTTCTGGGTTTAGTTCTTTTCTTCTCCGAACTTCGTGTGTTTTCCGTGGTTTTGCTGTCACTGGTCATCGCTATCAAACTGAAGAATCCATTCATAATGATGGCTCTTGGCACTTTGAACCTTGGTATGGGATTCTTTTCCGATTTGAACCTTCAAAGTGAAAGGGATTTCATTCTATCATCACTGAACAAAGGATCCGCTATTTTCTTTGGTGTGACTCTTTTGGTTTTTTCGGTGGTTCTTCTTTCAAAGAACGTCTTCAACAACCTCATGTCTAAGGGCAATCTTTCCCTACTGATAGGACTTTCCTACGTCCAGCGCTTTCCAAAGAAAGGTATCACAGTTTCCCTGACCTTCGCCTTTCTGATCTTCTCTGTCACAGTCTTCAACATACTTTCTGCCAGCGCGGACCGATTTGTTCAGGAAAAGGTGAGAGGAGGGCTCTTTGGATACAATTTTCTGGTTCTGGAAAATCCATTCAGGTCTTTATTGGCGAAAACATCTCTCCCCCTTCATGAAGAGTTGAAAGATCCTTGCAGAGTTTACCTTTATACCTTGAAAACAGAAAAGGGAGAAAAAATGATCGCTTTTGTTGATGAATCGTTTTTTAGAAACTCAACGCTGAAGCTTCTTCGGGGATCCGTGAAATCTCTGGAGGCCTCTGATACTGTTCTGATAGGAGATCCTGTTGATTTTGAAGAAATAACAGGAACTCTGAAGTCCATCCTCCCACTCGGTGGAAGAGAAGATGTTAAGTTTAAAATCGCTGGCGTTTACAACAAGAACGATTATCTGGTCCCGATCGACATGATCGCACCTATCTCAAACGCCGCCAGCGACGTAAAACCCTTATCTCTGCTTCTTGGAAAAGTTGAAAAAAGCAGTGCTTCCAATGTGAAACAGTTCTACCTCTCAAAATTTGCCTATCCTTTTTTCTTGGATGAGGAATTCAAAAAACTCTACAGCGGAATAGAGGGGCTCGTCAGCGTAATAAGGTTCATTTTCCTGTTTGGATTCTTATCTGCCTCCTCCGGACTTCTACTTTTTGTTCTGAAATCGTACTTTTCCAGAGTAAAGATAATGGGAACACTCCGCGCCGTGGGGATGAAAATAAACCAGTTGGTAACCTCCTTCCTGATAGAACATCTTTTCTTCCTCTTCGGAGGAATACTCATAGGTACCGTCTCAGGTGTTCTCGTGGGGTATTTCGTTTCAGAAGCAATGTCTGAAAGCCTCGGAACTTTCATGGTTTCCGTACCGGTAGCTTCTATACTTCTGTCGCTTCTCACAGTGGTTGCTCTTGCTTCAGCCGTTATGGTGATACCGAGTTTTATGATGTCAAAACTCTCACCACTTGAAGCCATGAGGGAAGGAGAGTGAAGGCTTTGATCGAAGTCCACAACCTGTGGAAGGAGTACAATGGGAAAGAGAAAGTAACGGCCTTGAAGGGTATAAATCTAAGAATAAACACTGGAGAATTTGTTGTGATCCTGGGTCCATCAGGTTCTGGAAAGACGACTCTTCTGAACTGTCTTTCTGGTGTGGATCGTCCCACAAGGGGAACTGTAGTAATTCACGGGACAGACCTGTACAGACTCTCAGAAGAGGAAAGAACGAGGTTCAGAGCGGAAAACATGGGGTTCGTGTTTCAATTCTTCAATCTCGTTCCCGTTCTTACCGCTATTGAAAATGTGGAACTACCTCTGCTCATACTGGGTGTGAACAGAAAAGAAGCAAGAGAGCGAGCCTTCGAAATTCTGAGGAAAGTGGGATTGGCTCACAAGTGTGATAGATTTCCTGAGGAACTCTCCGGAGGGGAAAAACAGCGCGTTGCCATCGCGAGGGCCATCGTCCACAACCCAAAAGTCATATGGGCGGATGAACCCACCGGTGCCCTGGACAACGAGACAGGAAGAATGATCATAGACCTTCTGATGGAAATGAAGAGAAATTCCACACTGGTAATCGTGACTCATGACGAAAGAATAGCAGAGAAAGCGGACCGGGTTATAAAGATAAGAGATGGTCAAATAGAACAGGATATACGTGAAAATGTGTTGTAACCCACATGAAGTGTGAGATACTCAAAGCTTCTGTAACCGCAGTTTCCCCACTGAGTTAAAAGGTCCTCTATCTCTGTAGTGTCTCCGTATATCCTCATCCTGTCATCGAGAAACTCTACCACGCCGTTTG from Thermotoga sp. Mc24 harbors:
- a CDS encoding ABC transporter ATP-binding protein — translated: MIEVHNLWKEYNGKEKVTALKGINLRINTGEFVVILGPSGSGKTTLLNCLSGVDRPTRGTVVIHGTDLYRLSEEERTRFRAENMGFVFQFFNLVPVLTAIENVELPLLILGVNRKEARERAFEILRKVGLAHKCDRFPEELSGGEKQRVAIARAIVHNPKVIWADEPTGALDNETGRMIIDLLMEMKRNSTLVIVTHDERIAEKADRVIKIRDGQIEQDIRENVL
- a CDS encoding ABC transporter permease, which encodes MILKIALRNFTKNLKISLVVILGLAISLSLVTGALSLSDSINVWKWERIEENFGNADAVAEPKSPSFLFFSFATSKIDDSEIENLKKQVKGVLPVSEDSARLNNSLDVLVIATEPESLSDFVGESLTLNPGEAIVGKSVARLMNLKVGDRITLLFSSGSREFTIVKIGEEGFLNFKGESASLPGTVFINAEDFPSGVFPTKCYLYYSLPIEKHEETNIETNLRVRNIKYSFLKSPINRSLAYVTLAFSGISIFVGFLVFYMFCEDVMRDRSSTLVTLRKIGLRKMEEWGILLLEGFMYSLISAAAGVLIGIFVGKFLLSRFQEVVDVISSSFFHVDKIVFHLSIRTLFLSLGLGVLFPMILFLLKAREITGKPPVYREMGEQLDVSWKLLIFVVFLGLVLFFSELRVFSVVLLSLVIAIKLKNPFIMMALGTLNLGMGFFSDLNLQSERDFILSSLNKGSAIFFGVTLLVFSVVLLSKNVFNNLMSKGNLSLLIGLSYVQRFPKKGITVSLTFAFLIFSVTVFNILSASADRFVQEKVRGGLFGYNFLVLENPFRSLLAKTSLPLHEELKDPCRVYLYTLKTEKGEKMIAFVDESFFRNSTLKLLRGSVKSLEASDTVLIGDPVDFEEITGTLKSILPLGGREDVKFKIAGVYNKNDYLVPIDMIAPISNAASDVKPLSLLLGKVEKSSASNVKQFYLSKFAYPFFLDEEFKKLYSGIEGLVSVIRFIFLFGFLSASSGLLLFVLKSYFSRVKIMGTLRAVGMKINQLVTSFLIEHLFFLFGGILIGTVSGVLVGYFVSEAMSESLGTFMVSVPVASILLSLLTVVALASAVMVIPSFMMSKLSPLEAMREGE
- the rsmI gene encoding 16S rRNA (cytidine(1402)-2'-O)-methyltransferase, producing the protein MGKLIIVGTPIGNLEDITIRALKTLREVDLILAEDTRRVVILLNKYRIKKPLLSFNERNSKKRIKEILPLLREGKKVALVSDAGMPVISDPGYNLIEECWREGIEVDIVPGPSALTSAVAASGFPGSKFIFEGFLPRGKNRRRLLKSLKKENRVIVFFESPERLLSTLRDILEIIGDREVFIAREMTKLHQEFFRGKVSEAISYFEKKKPLGEITVVLSGKE
- the rsmG gene encoding 16S rRNA (guanine(527)-N(7))-methyltransferase RsmG produces the protein MDSVKNILLEYGLRFQEPQIEKVDKYIEELLRTPYNLTAHRDLDSAVHKNVVEILLPLKEELEGTLLDVGSGNGVPGLILAIFFPKLKVVLLDSREKSVNFLRGVIEKLDLENVSAVKERAENFSRERREEFDYVTARAVARLNVLVEICAPASKIGGKLLFYKGPSYREELKEAQKAIKELKVELEEVREYSLKTGERRALLIFRKHENSPEKYPRRVGVPFKRPLL
- a CDS encoding lipoate--protein ligase family protein, translating into MIEKGVFPGALNMAVDSLMAEWAVKMNAVLFRFYGWERPTVSLGRFQKKGGINVPDWIDVVRRPSGGRALLHHREITYCLAVPRKVDAGKLSVLEFHRLVHSLIRDALVKAGVPAELSSERRGNTMLCFDAPSRYEIVLNGVKVVGSAQFRTAESIVEHGSIVLKQDVELLKTIFGDGIPPLKGILDLYDVDVKTLEESILAQFEKVFGPSKKIQLDSSMLKESRERSSLFEVRRR
- a CDS encoding MarR family winged helix-turn-helix transcriptional regulator, with amino-acid sequence MKQPFERILREICFMVKVEGRKVLRDFGITPAQFDILQKIYFEGPKRPGELSALLGVAKSTVTGLVKRLEADGYLTRTPDTADRRAYFLVITRKGEEVIEKVIERRENFIEKITSDLGREKSSKILDYLKELKSAMEKNFSKQ